A single region of the Sphingobium sp. TKS genome encodes:
- a CDS encoding aldehyde dehydrogenase family protein: MDGFNPDLISLAKANNFIGGRRVEGRGQAITVRRPSDGRVQAELDSVDAGQLAEAVENAQVAYKKSGWAQTDPRGRMKVLRCWADLIEADAANLAPLEALGSTRTINEINAWDLSYTAETIRFFAEWTDKVGGEVAATTPDKLGLTITEPYGVVAAISPWNLPLVMAGWKIAPAIAAGNSVVLKPSEMTPFSIVRLAELAIEAGLPAGVFNVVQGDGRSVGDPLVRRPEVAKVTFTGSTRTGAAIMAACAETGPKPVTLELGGKSPQIVFADAGLDKAAAIVARAITLNAGQVCVAGSRLLVQEKVADQVIDRVVAAFNAHKAGPTWRTDTTLGPIISEGQLDRMDGIVKRAISEGAEVLVGGGRATAPQEGSYFAPTLLGRVDQKSEAVQGEIFGPVLTVQTFADEEEAYALANDSDYGLAAGVHTGDVARALRATRSLEAGTVWVNRYGRSNDFILPTGGYKQSGIGKDLGREAYMANLKTKTALIEF, from the coding sequence GTGGACGGTTTCAACCCCGATCTCATCAGTCTGGCCAAGGCCAACAACTTCATCGGCGGCCGCCGGGTCGAAGGGCGGGGCCAGGCGATCACGGTACGGCGGCCTTCGGATGGGCGGGTTCAGGCGGAACTGGATAGCGTGGACGCAGGGCAGTTGGCCGAGGCAGTGGAAAATGCGCAGGTCGCTTACAAGAAAAGCGGCTGGGCGCAGACCGACCCGCGGGGCCGGATGAAAGTGCTGCGGTGCTGGGCCGATCTGATCGAGGCGGATGCGGCCAATCTGGCGCCGCTGGAAGCGCTGGGTTCGACCCGTACGATCAACGAGATCAACGCCTGGGACTTGAGCTATACCGCCGAAACGATCCGTTTCTTCGCGGAATGGACGGACAAGGTCGGCGGCGAAGTGGCGGCTACGACGCCGGACAAGCTGGGGCTGACCATCACGGAACCCTATGGCGTGGTGGCGGCGATAAGCCCATGGAACCTGCCGCTGGTGATGGCGGGCTGGAAGATCGCGCCGGCCATTGCGGCGGGGAACAGCGTCGTCCTGAAGCCTTCGGAGATGACGCCGTTCAGCATCGTGCGCCTGGCGGAACTGGCGATCGAGGCTGGTCTGCCCGCAGGCGTGTTCAATGTCGTGCAGGGCGATGGGCGCTCGGTGGGCGATCCGCTGGTGCGGCGGCCGGAAGTTGCGAAGGTGACTTTTACCGGATCCACCCGGACGGGGGCTGCGATCATGGCGGCCTGCGCGGAAACCGGACCCAAGCCGGTCACGCTGGAACTGGGCGGGAAAAGCCCGCAGATCGTCTTTGCCGATGCCGGGCTGGATAAGGCTGCGGCTATTGTGGCGCGGGCGATCACGCTCAATGCCGGGCAAGTCTGCGTGGCTGGTTCGCGGCTGCTGGTGCAGGAAAAGGTGGCGGATCAGGTGATCGACCGGGTGGTCGCTGCCTTCAACGCACATAAGGCGGGGCCGACCTGGCGCACGGATACGACTTTGGGGCCGATCATTTCCGAAGGGCAGCTCGACCGGATGGACGGCATCGTCAAGCGCGCCATATCCGAGGGGGCCGAAGTGCTGGTCGGTGGTGGACGGGCGACTGCGCCGCAGGAGGGCAGCTATTTCGCGCCGACGCTGCTTGGGCGTGTCGACCAGAAGAGCGAAGCCGTGCAGGGCGAGATTTTCGGGCCGGTGCTGACGGTCCAGACCTTTGCCGATGAGGAAGAGGCTTATGCGCTGGCGAATGACAGCGATTATGGGCTGGCGGCGGGCGTGCATACCGGCGATGTGGCACGGGCGCTCAGGGCCACGCGGTCGCTGGAGGCCGGGACGGTGTGGGTCAACCGCTATGGACGGAGCAATGACTTCATCCTGCCGACTGGTGGGTATAAGCAGTCGGGGATCGGCAAGGATCTGGGGCGGGAAGCCTATATGGCGAACCTCAAGACCAAGACGGCCTTGATCGAGTTCTGA
- a CDS encoding GNAT family N-acetyltransferase: MATGIEAMVDLRRMTAEDLAAAHDLSHEQKWPHRIEDWEMLFQLGFGYVAERDGPNNQREVIGTAMAWLYGDDAATLGMVIVSPKAQGLGIGRRLMDAVLHDLGDRTVMLNATDEGAPLYRKLGFEPVGPVFQHQGAAFAVPMAELIPDERVRPLGSKDMDVLRDLARQATGMNRDALLDALVPGAQGVVLTRSNEPVGFALFRRFGRGYVVGPTVAPDTGGAKALISHWLGSNSGMFCRLDVPEESGLGGWLDELGLPCVGRVMRMVRGKPIDANAPVKTFSLTTQALG, translated from the coding sequence ATGGCGACAGGCATAGAGGCGATGGTGGACCTGCGGCGCATGACCGCAGAGGATCTGGCCGCCGCCCACGACCTTTCCCACGAACAGAAATGGCCGCACCGGATCGAGGATTGGGAGATGCTGTTCCAGCTCGGCTTCGGCTATGTGGCGGAGCGGGACGGCCCGAACAACCAACGGGAAGTGATCGGCACCGCCATGGCCTGGCTCTATGGCGATGACGCCGCGACTCTGGGCATGGTGATCGTCTCGCCCAAGGCGCAAGGCCTGGGGATCGGCCGCCGTCTGATGGATGCGGTGCTGCACGATCTAGGCGATCGCACGGTGATGCTGAACGCCACCGACGAAGGCGCGCCGCTCTACCGCAAGCTCGGTTTCGAACCGGTCGGGCCGGTGTTCCAGCATCAAGGCGCGGCCTTCGCGGTCCCGATGGCCGAACTCATCCCCGACGAGCGCGTCCGTCCACTCGGAAGCAAGGACATGGATGTGCTGCGCGATCTCGCCCGGCAGGCGACCGGCATGAACCGCGACGCGCTGCTGGACGCGCTGGTCCCCGGTGCGCAGGGAGTGGTGCTGACGCGCAGCAATGAGCCGGTCGGCTTCGCCCTTTTCCGCCGCTTCGGGCGGGGCTATGTGGTCGGACCGACCGTCGCGCCCGACACGGGCGGGGCAAAAGCGCTGATCTCGCATTGGCTGGGATCGAACAGCGGCATGTTCTGCCGGCTCGACGTGCCGGAGGAAAGCGGATTGGGCGGCTGGCTCGATGAGCTGGGCCTGCCCTGCGTCGGCCGCGTCATGCGCATGGTGCGCGGCAAGCCCATCGATGCCAACGCCCCGGTCAAGACCTTCTCCCTCACGACACAGGCTCTCGGATGA
- a CDS encoding NAD-dependent succinate-semialdehyde dehydrogenase yields the protein MTLSLNNPSLLIERAFIGGEWVGAQTGATLDVDNPATGAIIGTVPDCGEADTQAAVDAAHAAWPAWRAKTAGERAAVLERWHALVMDNLADLGRIMTAEQGKPTAEAEGEIRYAASFIKWFAEEGRRIDGSIIPAPEANRRILVMKEPVGVSAAITPWNFPAAMITRKCAPALAAGCPVVVKPSELTPFTALALIKLAEEAGFPKGVINIVTGQAAPIGKILTGSETVRKLSFTGSTAVGALLMRQSADTIKRLSLELGGNAPLIVFDDADLDLAVAATMASKFRNAGQTCVCANRILVQDGVYEAFAEKLAKAVSALKVAPGDQDGSTIGPLINRAAAEKVEAHVEDALAHGATIFARAPQGASGERFATPVILTGATRDMRLAREETFGPVAPLFRFDDEEEGIALANDTSFGLASYFYTENLHRAFRVGERLEAGMVVLNTGGIAMEMAPFGGIKQSGLGREGAHAGIEEYLETKAFHIGGLKL from the coding sequence ATGACACTCTCGCTCAACAACCCCTCGCTGCTGATCGAACGCGCCTTCATCGGGGGCGAATGGGTCGGTGCACAGACTGGCGCGACGCTGGATGTCGACAACCCGGCGACGGGCGCGATCATCGGCACAGTTCCCGATTGCGGCGAGGCGGATACGCAGGCTGCCGTCGATGCGGCGCATGCGGCATGGCCTGCGTGGCGCGCGAAAACTGCCGGCGAACGGGCGGCGGTGCTGGAGCGCTGGCATGCGCTGGTGATGGATAATTTGGCCGATCTCGGCCGGATCATGACCGCCGAACAGGGCAAGCCCACGGCCGAGGCGGAGGGCGAAATCCGCTATGCGGCAAGCTTCATCAAATGGTTCGCCGAGGAAGGCCGCCGCATCGATGGCAGCATCATCCCCGCGCCGGAAGCCAATCGCCGCATCCTGGTGATGAAGGAGCCGGTCGGCGTGTCGGCGGCGATCACCCCCTGGAACTTCCCGGCGGCGATGATCACCCGCAAATGCGCACCGGCGTTGGCGGCGGGATGCCCGGTGGTGGTGAAGCCTTCGGAGCTGACGCCCTTCACCGCACTGGCGCTGATCAAGCTGGCCGAGGAAGCGGGATTCCCCAAGGGCGTGATCAACATCGTCACCGGCCAGGCCGCCCCGATCGGCAAGATACTGACCGGCAGCGAGACCGTGCGCAAACTGTCCTTCACCGGATCGACGGCGGTCGGCGCATTGCTGATGCGGCAGAGTGCCGACACCATCAAGCGCCTGAGCCTGGAGCTGGGTGGCAATGCGCCGCTGATCGTGTTCGACGATGCCGACCTTGACCTCGCGGTCGCGGCGACCATGGCGAGCAAGTTCCGCAACGCCGGGCAGACCTGCGTCTGCGCGAACCGCATCCTGGTGCAGGACGGCGTGTACGAAGCTTTTGCCGAAAAGCTCGCCAAGGCCGTCTCCGCGCTGAAGGTTGCGCCGGGCGATCAGGACGGCAGCACCATCGGACCGCTGATCAACCGGGCCGCGGCCGAAAAGGTCGAGGCGCATGTCGAGGATGCACTGGCTCATGGAGCGACGATCTTCGCCCGCGCGCCCCAGGGCGCAAGTGGCGAACGCTTCGCCACGCCCGTCATCCTGACCGGCGCCACCCGCGACATGCGGCTGGCACGCGAGGAAACGTTCGGCCCCGTCGCCCCGCTGTTCCGCTTCGACGACGAGGAAGAGGGCATTGCCCTCGCCAACGACACCAGCTTCGGCCTTGCCAGCTATTTCTACACCGAAAACCTCCACCGCGCCTTCCGCGTGGGCGAACGGCTGGAGGCGGGCATGGTGGTGCTCAACACCGGTGGGATCGCGATGGAAATGGCGCCCTTCGGCGGCATCAAGCAATCGGGTCTGGGCCGCGAAGGCGCGCATGCAGGGATCGAGGAATATCTGGAGACCAAGGCGTTCCATATCGGGGGCCTGAAGCTCTGA
- a CDS encoding tartrate dehydrogenase — translation MTRKYSISVIPGDGIGKEVMPEGIRVLERAASLYGFTIDQKWHDFACCDYYAKHGQMMPDDWKAQIGSPDAIFFGAVGWPDTVPDHVSLWGSLLQFRREYDQYVNLRPVRLMPGVPCPLVGREPGDIDFWVVRENTEGEYSSVGGKMFPGTDREVVIQETVMTRHGTDRVLRYAFELAATRERKHVTSATKSNGIAITMPWWDERVEEMAKNYPTVTHDKYHIDILTAQFVLNPDRFDVVVASNLFGDILSDLGPACTGTIGVAPSGNINPDRTAPSLFEPVHGSAPDIAGLGLANPVGQIWSAAMMLEHLGEAEAAAGIMRAVETVLAEPGLRTGDLKGKANTIECGKAIADALS, via the coding sequence ATGACACGCAAATACAGCATCTCCGTCATCCCCGGCGACGGCATCGGCAAGGAAGTCATGCCGGAGGGCATCCGCGTCCTTGAACGCGCAGCCAGCCTCTATGGCTTCACCATCGATCAGAAGTGGCATGATTTCGCCTGCTGCGACTATTACGCCAAGCATGGCCAGATGATGCCGGACGATTGGAAGGCGCAGATCGGCAGTCCCGATGCGATCTTCTTCGGCGCGGTCGGCTGGCCCGATACTGTGCCGGATCATGTCTCGCTCTGGGGATCGCTGCTCCAGTTCCGGCGCGAATATGATCAATATGTGAACCTGCGCCCGGTGCGGCTGATGCCCGGCGTCCCCTGCCCGCTCGTGGGCCGTGAGCCGGGCGATATCGACTTCTGGGTCGTACGCGAGAATACGGAAGGCGAATATAGCTCGGTCGGCGGCAAGATGTTCCCCGGCACGGATCGCGAAGTCGTGATCCAGGAAACGGTGATGACCCGCCACGGCACCGACCGCGTGCTGCGCTACGCCTTCGAACTGGCGGCGACGCGGGAGCGCAAGCATGTCACCTCCGCCACCAAGTCCAACGGCATCGCCATCACCATGCCCTGGTGGGACGAGCGGGTGGAAGAGATGGCGAAAAATTATCCGACCGTCACCCATGACAAATATCATATCGACATATTGACGGCGCAGTTCGTGCTGAACCCGGACCGCTTCGATGTGGTGGTGGCGTCCAACCTGTTCGGGGATATTTTGTCGGACCTTGGCCCGGCCTGCACTGGCACCATTGGGGTTGCGCCTTCGGGCAATATCAACCCGGATCGGACCGCGCCCTCGCTGTTCGAGCCGGTGCACGGTTCCGCGCCGGATATTGCGGGCTTGGGGTTAGCCAATCCGGTCGGCCAGATCTGGTCGGCGGCGATGATGCTGGAGCATCTGGGCGAAGCCGAAGCCGCCGCCGGGATCATGCGCGCGGTGGAGACTGTGCTGGCGGAACCGGGGCTGCGGACCGGCGACCTCAAGGGCAAGGCCAACACCATCGAGTGCGGCAAGGCGATTGCTGACGCCCTTTCCTGA
- a CDS encoding aspartate aminotransferase family protein, producing the protein MTLTPNRSLIDIDRDHLIHPVTSFRGHEARGATLLQSGKGMWLADMDGNQLLDAFAGLWCVNVGYGQESIVEAAAEQMRRLPYATGYFHFGSEPAVRLAEKLVDLSPEGLEHVYFTLGGSDAVDSAIRYIVHYYNATGRPNKKQFIALERGYHGSSTTGSGLTALTNFHRNFDLPRPWQHHIPSPYPYRSDLTDDAATIARSVQQLKDKVTELGADTVAAFFCEPIQGSGGVIVPPKGWLKAMRDTCTELDILFVVDEVITGFGRTGPLFACETEDVSPDLMTLAKGLTSGYVPMGALLMSDKIYQGIADGAAPELAIGHGFTYSGHPVSAAVGLEVLRLYIDGGILANGQNVGKRFDAGLAGLADHPMVGDTRGRGLLGAIELVADKATKERFDPSLKIPDRLFAQGYRNGVIFRSFPDNIIGLAPALCASDGEMDEIFARIRRTLDDLLEEADIRAAVG; encoded by the coding sequence ATGACGCTGACTCCCAACCGGTCCCTGATCGACATCGACCGCGATCACCTGATCCACCCCGTCACTTCCTTCCGCGGCCATGAAGCGCGCGGCGCGACACTGCTGCAAAGCGGCAAGGGCATGTGGCTGGCCGACATGGACGGCAATCAGTTGCTCGATGCCTTTGCGGGCCTGTGGTGCGTCAATGTCGGTTATGGCCAGGAAAGCATCGTCGAGGCCGCGGCGGAACAGATGCGCCGTCTGCCCTATGCGACGGGCTATTTCCACTTCGGGTCGGAACCGGCGGTGCGGCTGGCGGAAAAGCTGGTCGACCTCAGCCCGGAGGGGCTTGAGCATGTCTATTTCACCCTGGGCGGGTCCGATGCGGTGGACTCCGCGATCCGTTACATCGTGCATTATTACAACGCGACCGGCCGTCCCAACAAAAAGCAGTTCATCGCGCTGGAGCGCGGCTATCATGGTTCCAGCACAACGGGTTCCGGCCTGACGGCGCTCACGAATTTCCACCGCAATTTCGACCTGCCGCGCCCCTGGCAGCATCATATTCCCTCGCCCTATCCCTATCGCAGCGACCTGACCGACGATGCCGCGACTATTGCCCGCTCCGTCCAGCAACTGAAGGACAAGGTGACGGAACTGGGAGCCGACACTGTCGCCGCCTTCTTCTGCGAACCGATCCAGGGGTCCGGCGGCGTCATCGTGCCGCCCAAGGGCTGGCTCAAGGCGATGCGCGACACCTGCACCGAACTCGACATATTGTTCGTCGTCGATGAAGTCATCACCGGCTTCGGCCGTACCGGGCCGCTGTTCGCCTGCGAGACGGAAGATGTGTCGCCCGATCTCATGACGCTCGCCAAGGGTCTCACCTCCGGTTATGTGCCGATGGGCGCGCTTCTGATGTCGGATAAAATCTATCAGGGCATTGCGGACGGTGCGGCGCCCGAACTCGCCATCGGCCATGGCTTCACCTATTCGGGCCATCCGGTGAGCGCGGCCGTGGGTCTGGAAGTGCTGCGGCTCTATATCGACGGCGGCATCCTTGCCAACGGACAGAATGTGGGCAAACGCTTCGACGCGGGTCTGGCGGGCCTTGCCGACCATCCGATGGTGGGCGACACGCGCGGGCGCGGCCTGCTCGGCGCGATCGAACTGGTGGCGGACAAGGCGACCAAGGAACGCTTCGATCCCTCGCTCAAGATTCCCGACCGGCTGTTCGCGCAAGGCTATAGGAACGGCGTCATTTTCCGGTCTTTCCCCGACAATATCATCGGCCTTGCCCCGGCGCTCTGCGCGTCGGACGGGGAGATGGACGAGATTTTCGCACGCATTCGCAGGACACTGGACGATCTGCTTGAAGAAGCGGATATTCGTGCGGCGGTGGGATAA
- a CDS encoding Lrp/AsnC family transcriptional regulator: MLGGPRLDRIDLKILTQLQQSGRITNVELADAVGLSPSPCLTRVKRLEKAGYITGYGAHINLHKLGEFLTVFTEVTLTEHRAGDFSRFETRIRKLDEIVECHLVSGGYDYLLKFVTRGVAHYQSIIEGMLESDYGIEKYFSYVVIKSPFIKHHYPIQHLFGEQK; encoded by the coding sequence ATGTTGGGTGGCCCAAGACTGGACCGGATCGACCTCAAGATCCTGACGCAGCTTCAGCAATCCGGCCGCATCACCAATGTCGAGCTGGCCGATGCGGTGGGCCTGTCGCCCAGCCCCTGCCTGACGCGCGTGAAACGGCTGGAGAAGGCGGGCTACATCACCGGCTATGGCGCGCATATCAACCTGCACAAGCTGGGCGAGTTTCTGACCGTCTTCACCGAAGTCACCCTGACCGAGCATCGGGCGGGGGACTTTTCCCGTTTCGAAACCCGCATCCGCAAGCTGGACGAGATCGTCGAATGCCATCTGGTCAGCGGCGGATATGACTATCTGCTGAAATTCGTGACGCGCGGCGTGGCGCATTATCAGTCGATCATCGAGGGGATGCTGGAAAGCGACTATGGGATCGAGAAATATTTCAGCTATGTCGTGATCAAATCGCCGTTCATAAAGCATCATTATCCGATCCAGCATCTGTTCGGTGAGCAAAAATGA
- a CDS encoding M20 aminoacylase family protein yields MIDDLLEPLIAFRRDIHAHPELGFCEHRTAGRIAEQLRALGLEVHEGIGGTGVVAVLKNGSSGRSIGLRADMDALPIHEQTNLPYASKTEGSFHGCGHDGHVAMLLGAAQHLTRSRHFDGTVNFFFQPAEEGLGGAREMVKEGLFDRFPCDRVFGLHNWPDLPAGTIATRPGPIMGAADKFEITLEGRGGHAAIPQDTPDAILASASLVSQLNTIVARRIPATSSAVLSVTQIHGGHAHNVIPATVKVVGTVRTFDPKVQDIVEDAIRKITAGVALANDVMASVDYDRYYPATINDEEAAQEALTAAATVGNAQLAPEPAFTSEDFAFMLQACKGAYIWLGQAKSEGSVPLHNPHYDFNDDVLGLGIRLHVALVEQHLSKA; encoded by the coding sequence ATGATCGACGACCTGCTTGAGCCGCTGATTGCCTTTCGCCGCGATATTCACGCGCATCCGGAACTGGGTTTCTGCGAGCATCGGACGGCCGGGCGGATCGCGGAGCAGCTTCGGGCGCTGGGGCTGGAGGTGCATGAGGGGATCGGCGGCACCGGCGTCGTCGCGGTGCTGAAAAACGGTTCGTCAGGCCGCAGCATCGGCCTGCGCGCCGACATGGACGCGCTGCCGATCCATGAGCAGACCAACCTGCCCTATGCCAGCAAGACCGAGGGCAGCTTCCATGGCTGCGGCCATGACGGCCATGTCGCGATGCTGCTCGGCGCGGCGCAGCATCTGACGCGCAGCCGCCATTTCGACGGCACGGTGAATTTCTTCTTCCAGCCCGCCGAAGAGGGTCTCGGCGGCGCCCGCGAAATGGTGAAGGAGGGATTGTTCGACCGTTTCCCCTGCGACCGCGTATTCGGGCTGCACAACTGGCCGGACCTGCCCGCCGGGACCATCGCCACCCGCCCCGGCCCGATCATGGGCGCGGCGGACAAGTTCGAGATCACGCTGGAAGGACGTGGCGGCCATGCGGCGATCCCGCAGGATACGCCGGATGCGATCCTCGCCTCCGCCAGCCTGGTTTCGCAGTTGAACACCATCGTGGCGCGCCGCATTCCCGCGACCTCCTCGGCGGTACTTTCGGTCACGCAGATTCACGGCGGCCATGCGCATAATGTGATCCCGGCGACGGTGAAGGTCGTCGGCACGGTACGCACGTTCGATCCCAAGGTGCAGGACATCGTTGAGGACGCCATCCGCAAGATCACGGCGGGCGTCGCGCTTGCCAACGACGTCATGGCGAGCGTCGATTACGACCGCTATTACCCCGCCACCATCAACGATGAAGAGGCCGCGCAGGAAGCGCTGACCGCCGCCGCGACCGTGGGCAATGCGCAGTTGGCGCCGGAACCCGCCTTCACGTCGGAGGATTTCGCCTTCATGCTTCAGGCCTGCAAGGGCGCCTATATCTGGCTGGGTCAGGCGAAGTCCGAGGGATCAGTGCCGCTGCACAACCCGCATTACGACTTCAACGACGATGTGCTGGGCCTTGGTATCCGCCTGCATGTCGCACTGGTCGAGCAGCATCTCTCCAAGGCTTGA
- a CDS encoding copper resistance protein B, with product MAGKPAMAQDDAASLSGGFDLIEMRTGDQGDAFLWDGSFSYGDSTDQAMLVVQGGGALGGQIDEVQARLFYGRTIGENIVLLVGARKDFKPHPRDIHAVIGIQGQIGSRLSWESYAFLSDKGRLTGEAQVIYALPITERLYLEPRIAAGWSAQSIDAEALRPGFTEGEATVRLRYRLTDKINAYAGVVHESLLGETRALARSQGEAVKSTVAVIGFGFSL from the coding sequence TTGGCGGGCAAACCTGCGATGGCGCAGGACGATGCGGCGTCCCTCAGCGGCGGCTTCGACCTCATTGAGATGCGGACGGGAGATCAGGGCGACGCCTTCCTCTGGGACGGCAGCTTCTCCTATGGCGATTCCACCGATCAGGCGATGCTGGTGGTCCAGGGCGGCGGCGCGCTGGGCGGGCAGATCGATGAGGTGCAGGCGCGGCTCTTCTATGGCCGCACCATCGGAGAAAATATCGTGCTGCTGGTGGGCGCGCGCAAGGATTTCAAACCCCATCCCCGCGATATCCACGCCGTCATCGGCATCCAAGGGCAGATCGGATCGCGGCTTAGCTGGGAAAGCTATGCCTTCCTGTCCGACAAGGGGCGGCTGACGGGGGAAGCGCAGGTCATTTATGCCCTGCCGATCACGGAGCGGCTTTATCTGGAACCGCGCATCGCCGCAGGCTGGTCGGCGCAGAGCATCGATGCGGAAGCGTTGCGGCCGGGCTTCACCGAAGGGGAGGCGACGGTACGCCTGCGCTATCGCCTGACGGACAAGATCAACGCTTATGCCGGCGTGGTGCATGAGAGCCTGCTGGGCGAGACGCGGGCGCTGGCGCGGTCGCAGGGGGAGGCGGTGAAGTCGACGGTGGCGGTGATAGGGTTTGGGTTCAGTCTTTAA
- a CDS encoding copper resistance protein B — translation MKTLVSAAALLLASVALPALAQEQMDHSQMDHGAMEGMDHSTHQPPAEEVAADPHAGHGQPAADDDIPEGTAPPVPADHAAEAFYSPAEMDRARAAMLKESGGMTFSQLMLDRLEYRMGKGADGYHWEGEGWIGGDINRFAFKTEGEGEVGGALERAEVQALYSRAIDPWFNLEAGVRHDIRPDPQRTYAVVGIEGLAPYWFELGAQAFLSNKGDAHLRLEGSYDQRITQRLILQPAAEVNIAAQDVPELGIGSGLSDVELGLRLRYEFAREFAPYVGVNWERKLGDTARFARAGGERIDATSFVMGVRFWF, via the coding sequence ATGAAGACTCTCGTTTCCGCCGCCGCGCTGTTGCTGGCCTCTGTTGCTCTCCCTGCTTTGGCGCAGGAACAGATGGACCACAGCCAGATGGATCATGGCGCCATGGAGGGCATGGATCACTCCACCCATCAGCCGCCCGCCGAGGAGGTCGCCGCAGATCCCCATGCCGGTCATGGCCAGCCTGCCGCCGATGATGACATCCCCGAGGGCACAGCCCCCCCGGTTCCTGCCGATCACGCCGCCGAAGCCTTTTACAGCCCCGCCGAAATGGACCGCGCCCGCGCCGCCATGCTCAAGGAAAGCGGCGGCATGACCTTCTCTCAGCTTATGCTCGACCGGCTGGAATATCGCATGGGCAAGGGCGCGGACGGCTATCATTGGGAAGGTGAGGGCTGGATCGGCGGCGACATCAACCGCTTTGCCTTCAAGACCGAGGGGGAGGGCGAAGTCGGCGGCGCGCTGGAACGCGCGGAGGTGCAGGCGCTCTACAGCCGGGCGATCGACCCCTGGTTCAACCTCGAAGCCGGCGTGCGCCACGACATTCGCCCCGATCCGCAGCGGACCTATGCGGTGGTGGGGATCGAGGGACTCGCGCCCTATTGGTTCGAACTGGGCGCGCAGGCTTTCCTCTCGAACAAGGGTGACGCGCATCTGCGGCTGGAGGGCAGCTATGACCAGCGCATCACCCAGCGCCTGATCCTGCAACCGGCGGCGGAGGTGAACATCGCCGCGCAGGATGTGCCGGAACTGGGCATCGGCTCGGGCCTTTCGGATGTCGAACTGGGGCTGCGGCTGCGCTACGAATTCGCGCGCGAGTTCGCGCCTTATGTCGGCGTCAATTGGGAACGCAAGCTGGGTGATACGGCGCGCTTCGCCCGTGCCGGGGGAGAGCGGATAGATGCCACCAGCTTCGTCATGGGCGTGCGCTTCTGGTTCTAG